Proteins co-encoded in one Chroicocephalus ridibundus chromosome 6, bChrRid1.1, whole genome shotgun sequence genomic window:
- the BBIP1 gene encoding BBSome-interacting protein 1, whose amino-acid sequence MPDGKAAFREVLPKQGQLSVEDAAAMVLCKPKVLPLKSVSLEKLEKLQRAALEAARPPEGTPPARP is encoded by the exons ATGCCGGACGGGAAGGCTGCGTTCCGGGAGGTGCTGCCCAAACAAG GGCAGCTGTCGGTGGAGGACGCCGCCGCCATGGTGCTGTGCAAGCCCAAGGTGCTGCCCCTCAAGTCGGTGTcgctggagaagctggagaagctgcagcgggcggcgctggaggcggcgCGGCCGCCCGAGGGgacgccgccggcccggccctaG